The Lucilia cuprina isolate Lc7/37 chromosome 5, ASM2204524v1, whole genome shotgun sequence genome includes a window with the following:
- the LOC124420372 gene encoding uncharacterized protein LOC124420372: MLSNIERLCHLIRITESEAKTIVSRYPLNNNSFELAWRDLRNAYENPRMLVHNQLKLLFSLPVFDKESITALKTLQCGIDSFLTALSIYNVPTDNWDPIIVFMCIRRLPSSTIILWEQGIKDKLSLSSWKDLDNFLKERILTLQCLQEIKGTNSTNMESSLQSHNSSGKISYVLISPTTCEIVVVLKVFQYLIEFQQ; encoded by the coding sequence ATGCTTAGCAATATAGAACGTCTTTGCCATTTAATACGGATAACCGAGAGTGAAGCTAAAACAATTGTTTCAAGATAtccattaaataataatagttttgaGTTAGCCTGGCGCGATTTAAGGAATGCATATGAGAATCCTCGTATGTTGGTGCATAACCAACTAAAGCTTTTGTTTAGTCTTCCTGTCTTTGACAAGGAGTCGATCACAGCACTCAAAACCTTACAGTGCGGAATCGATAGTTTTCTTACGGCACTTTCTATTTATAATGTGCCTACAGATAATTGGGACCCAATTATAGTGTTTATGTGTATTCGACGTCTACCTAgttcaacaattattttatgGGAACAGGGCATTAAGGACAAATTAAGTTTATCTTCATGGAAAGATTtagataattttctgaaggaaagaATTCTGACTTTGCAATGTCTTCAAGAAATTAAAGGTACAAACTCCACTAATATGGAATCTTCATTGCAATCTCACAATTCTTCCGGAAAAATTTCTTATGTCCTAATCAGTCCCACTACTTGCGAAATTGTCGTCGTTTTAAAAGTCTTTCAATATCTGATAGAATTTCAACAGTGA
- the LOC111688992 gene encoding growth arrest and DNA damage-inducible proteins-interacting protein 1 — translation MFNLLIRRNNKLKVIVLNNQRKLSSLQETLENNENGDATVANQLVIDCNKSGLLNQHQNVLHNKCPYKEPNSWIHLTEKYQRKTYGRYGSSSGISPRICFSTKEDNISKSRYEKFAEPETVQSMISKYKFQQKCKTDEILKREEDINKKLEKLEQWKQELNSRIMKKEADALAAKEKRERLIEEVRRHFGYKVDPRDERFKEVLEQKEREDKKKQKEAKRKAKEQKLMSKLVEKSAAS, via the coding sequence atgtttaatttgttaattcgacgaaataataaattaaaagtgattGTGTTAAATAATCAACGAAAACTTTCGAGCCTTCAAGAAACATTGGAGAATAATGAAAATGGTGATGCTACGGTTGCAAATCAGTTAGTCATCGATTGCAACAAATCCGGCCTGTTAAATCAACATCAAAATGTGCTCCACAACAAATGTCCATACAAAGAGCCAAATTCTTGGATCCATTTAACCGAAAAATATCAACGAAAAACGTATGGTCGTTATGGATCCAGTAGCGGAATAAGTCCTCGTATATGCTTCAGTACTAAAGAGGACAATATATCAAAATCTCGTTACGAGAAATTTGCTGAGCCAGAAACAGTACAGTCAATGATTAGCAAATATAAGTTTCAACAAAAGTGCAAAACTGATGAAATACTTAAGCGGGAAGAGGACATCAACAAAAAGCTTGAAAAATTAGAGCAATGGAAGCAGGAATTAAATTCAAGAATAATGAAAAAGGAGGCTGATGCTCTTGCGGCTAAGGAAAAAAGAGAACGGCTAATAGAAGAAGTTCGAAGGCATTTTGGTTACAAAGTCGATCCTAGAGATGAAAGGTTTAAGGAGGTGTTAGAGCAGAAAGAAAGAGaggataaaaagaaacaaaaagaagCAAAACGTAAAGccaaagaacaaaaattaatgTCTAAATTAGTAGAAAAATCTGCTGCTTCATAA